TGTTTATGTTACTTCTCattcctttttattaaactcTGTAAATATTTGCACTCCGTGGTTTTCAGGTCACACAGGTTATTACAACAATTCCCTCTTGTATATAAGTTGGTTCCAGCTGTTGCTCTTCTTATTTTCTCCCTGTGGGGCTTAGTACCTCTTGTTCGCCAAGGAAGAAACCTATTACTCAATGTAGGTGCAGCCATTTCAAGTTCATATGTGTTTTTTCTTCAGTGCTGCCTTAGTTTAGATTAATGGTGCTACTTGTATATAATAGAAACTTTACCTTTAAAACACTGCAGAAGAATGATAATGGATGGAAAAAGAGTGGTACCTACCATATTATGACTTCATATGTTCAGCCCCTGCTATTATGGTCAGGAGCTCTTTTCATCTGCAGGTAATATCTATCAAGGAGTTCCTCGGGACTCTTGAGGTTCATTATTAAGATATTTTGGTGATATACTCAGTTGAAGTGCTTTGATATATCTGGTGACAATTCCTTACACAGGGCATTAGATCCCATTGTTCTTCCTACCGAAGCTAGCAAAATTGTAAAAGATAGGCTTTTGAATTTCGTGAGGTCATTGTCAACAGTACTTGCATTTGCCTACTGCATATCGAGGTAAGCGTGTTATACCTCGTACTTTCATCTTATGTTTCTATGTTTAGTGGATTTTTCACGTGAAATTGTTGTGTGGTCAGCTCATGATTTCTAATTCCATGCAGTCTTATCCAACAAACACAGAAGCTCTTCTCTGAAACAAGTGATCCAAACGATACAAGAAATGTATGTAATGTAGAACTCATAAGAATATGCCTAATTAACTTAAATATCTGTAGAGTTATTCTTATGAGAATTTTTGGTCTGGCGTTGTTACTGAAAGTTTCTGCTTCCAAGATCAGAAATATAACTGGTTTCTTCATATGGTTTGCTAATTTTCACTTGGAATGGAACAGATGGGATTTCAATTTGCTGGGAAAGCAGTGTATTCTGCTGTATGGGTTGCTGCGGTTTCACTTTTCATGGAGTTGCTGGGCTTCTCTACACAAAAATGGCTAACTGCTGGAGGTCTTGGGACAGTTTTGATTACTCTTGCTGGCCGAGAGGTGATACCTTGATTGCATTCTGATTATAAGTTTCTTCTGAATAGTCACAGTCCCCTTAGTGATAACTTTCTCTTCTTATGCGGTTCCAGATTTTGACGAACTTTCTTTCAAGTGTCATGATTCACGCAACGAGGCCATTTGTTCTGAATGAGTGGATTCAGACAAAGATTGAAGGTTATGAAGTTTCTGGTACTGTGGAGGTTGGTATCATAATCTTCTAGCTTACATATTGTGAATATCTTCCTCACGTCCTTCCTATGCCTGAACATTTCCTTAAGACTAGCCAACTAACTTCCTCAAATGGTTTTGTTGCAATTAATTTACAGCATGTTGGTTGGTGGTCACCAACGATCATAAGAGGTGAAGACCGAGAGGCAATCCACATCCCAAACCATAAGTTCACAGTCAATGTCGTGAGAAACCTTACTCAGAAAACTCATTGGCGTATCAAAACCCACCTAGCCATCAGTCACTTGGatgttaacaaaataaatgtgCGTTTCCTAACTCTTATATGGTTAACAGCCAGTCATGAAGTTTCTTTATAGCTTATCATTGTCTTGAACTTGTCCAAACAGAATATTGTAGCTGACATGCGGAAAGTGCTGGCGAAGAATCCTCAAGTTGAGCAGCAGAGGCTACACAGAAGGATATTCTTGGAGAATGTCAATCCAGAAAACCAGGCCCTAGTGGTTAGACTTCAATGCCTGTTTCTTCTTTTCCACCCATCTTGAAGTAAAGATCAGATATATTTCAGATTCTGACATCTGATTTTCGGTTTTACAGATACTAATCTCTTGTTTTGTGAAGACGTCCCATTTCGAAGAATACTTATGTGTAAAAGTAAGTTCTTAGTCTTTCATCTTATCCTCTATCTATTCATTTTCTTGGATTGGCTCAAGTGTTAACACTCTTTGCGAAACAGGAAGCTATATTGTTGGACCTTCTTAGAGTCATAAGCCATCACCGAGCACGTCTAGCTACACCAATTCGCACAATCCGAAAGATGTACACAGATGCAGACATGGAGAACGCGCCATTTGGAGAATCAATGTACGGTCCTGGAGGTGTAGCTTCCAGGCGTCCTTTGATGCTTATCGAGCCCTCATACAAAATCAACGGAGAAGACAAATCCAAATCTCAAAACCGTGCATCAAAACCAACAACCGCAGAGCAAGAAAACAAGGCTCCTTCCAGTCCAAAAACCAAAGAAACACCAACTTCTCCAGACCCAAAGGCAAACGTGAAAGCTGGAGAATCTGATACCAACAAGGTACCTGACGATAAGCCAGGAACCAAACCGGTCTCTAAACCGGCTACCATCGCAAAAGATACAACAGAAGCTTCCGGAAAGGCCAAGAGAAGTGGTGGT
This genomic stretch from Brassica napus cultivar Da-Ae chromosome C9, Da-Ae, whole genome shotgun sequence harbors:
- the LOC106405913 gene encoding mechanosensitive ion channel protein 2, chloroplastic isoform X1, yielding MSLYGSLQLSHGFGLVRNQWCYKPQNSAIRRRPHVSKGPLLLDSPLGQHGFRNILLSDYLRRPICSVPCRTTTFRCHAFSAGGNVIEPAIKAATLVLAKSHRLLQQFPLVYKLVPAVALLIFSLWGLVPLVRQGRNLLLNKNDNGWKKSGTYHIMTSYVQPLLLWSGALFICRALDPIVLPTEASKIVKDRLLNFVRSLSTVLAFAYCISSLIQQTQKLFSETSDPNDTRNMGFQFAGKAVYSAVWVAAVSLFMELLGFSTQKWLTAGGLGTVLITLAGREILTNFLSSVMIHATRPFVLNEWIQTKIEGYEVSGTVEHVGWWSPTIIRGEDREAIHIPNHKFTVNVVRNLTQKTHWRIKTHLAISHLDVNKINNIVADMRKVLAKNPQVEQQRLHRRIFLENVNPENQALVILISCFVKTSHFEEYLCVKEAILLDLLRVISHHRARLATPIRTIRKMYTDADMENAPFGESMYGPGGVASRRPLMLIEPSYKINGEDKSKSQNRASKPTTAEQENKAPSSPKTKETPTSPDPKANVKAGESDTNKVPDDKPGTKPVSKPATIAKDTTEASGKAKRSGGATPKNDTQKETDGSTSSMSLEENIVLGVALEGSKRTLPIEEEMHSSPPTETTDGKELTGAARRSGNGTTLVAEKEQKDGQSQTSSSGAASSENNEMERK
- the LOC106405913 gene encoding mechanosensitive ion channel protein 2, chloroplastic isoform X2, which codes for MVHCSCPMASVLLETSGAISHKIRRPHVSKGPLLLDSPLGQHGFRNILLSDYLRRPICSVPCRTTTFRCHAFSAGGNVIEPAIKAATLVLAKSHRLLQQFPLVYKLVPAVALLIFSLWGLVPLVRQGRNLLLNKNDNGWKKSGTYHIMTSYVQPLLLWSGALFICRALDPIVLPTEASKIVKDRLLNFVRSLSTVLAFAYCISSLIQQTQKLFSETSDPNDTRNMGFQFAGKAVYSAVWVAAVSLFMELLGFSTQKWLTAGGLGTVLITLAGREILTNFLSSVMIHATRPFVLNEWIQTKIEGYEVSGTVEHVGWWSPTIIRGEDREAIHIPNHKFTVNVVRNLTQKTHWRIKTHLAISHLDVNKINNIVADMRKVLAKNPQVEQQRLHRRIFLENVNPENQALVILISCFVKTSHFEEYLCVKEAILLDLLRVISHHRARLATPIRTIRKMYTDADMENAPFGESMYGPGGVASRRPLMLIEPSYKINGEDKSKSQNRASKPTTAEQENKAPSSPKTKETPTSPDPKANVKAGESDTNKVPDDKPGTKPVSKPATIAKDTTEASGKAKRSGGATPKNDTQKETDGSTSSMSLEENIVLGVALEGSKRTLPIEEEMHSSPPTETTDGKELTGAARRSGNGTTLVAEKEQKDGQSQTSSSGAASSENNEMERK